In Haliotis asinina isolate JCU_RB_2024 chromosome 11, JCU_Hal_asi_v2, whole genome shotgun sequence, the genomic stretch AACATGGTCAAAGACTTGAAGTCCAAAGTCGATGATGGTTGTCTCAATATCACCGATGAGCGTCACCTGGGAATTGGCTCTATTAAATCAAAGGTTACGTTGATAAACCAGAGATGAAATCCGTACACGACCTGTTGAAATCATGCTCGATGTCTCTAGGAGACCTcaggaagaaggtgaccatatTGGAAAGAAAGGactcaaagaaaaacaaacataactcCTATGCCCAGGCAGCAAAACACAGCAAACCCGACAAGGCTTACAGTACCAGtcaacaaccaacaaacaccCAAAAGAGGCTCAAAGTGTATCTGGTAACACTGAACAGATTGTGCAGGAGATTCACTCACAAAACCAGCCCGCCTCTAATGACGTCACTCCAACTTCCCAAAGCGACATGCCGTCCTCAGAAGGTATCACCCAGGGTCCAAGTACCACAACAGCTACCCCAACTGAGACAATTACATCATCGGACAATAACAATGAATCAAACAATAAGATTCAAGTACACATCAGCAACAGACAAAGATCTTCGTTCAACCATGATGCTGATGAGTCTTGTGCAGGTCCTATTCGCCCGCGAACTAGTCGTTACTACATTGGTAGAATACAGGAGTCCTGCTCAGAGCAATCGATCAAAACGTATATGGTACAAAGGGGTGTCACTGTAACGCACCTTAAAATCTTCATAAAACCCGAGGAACGCTATGCTTCTGCACAGACATATGTTCTCGCTAAAGACAGGCAACTAGTTGGAAACGTCAATTTCTGGCCAGAAAACATTATTGTCAAGCCGTGGCTGAGCAGAAGTAAGTTTTGGCAACAGCTAGAGGAAAGACAGAGAATGAACGATGTTCAGGATAACCCTTCTTAAATAATTTTGTCACTCCCAATTACTTCACTAATGCCATGGAACTGTCGTGGCACAATGCCGAGTGTATGTTAGCTCAATGCTACACTCTATCAAAACCATATCCAGATATTTGCCTTATCCGATCATCAACTTGGAGCAAATAATCTGTCATTCTTAGACTCCCTCAATGAAGACTACTTCTCAGTTGCCAACCCAGCTCAAGAACCACGGAACCACAGGTCCCAAAGGAGCGGTGAAAGAGCCTTCGTATGTCACAAACATCTCAAGCCATATGTCCAGGCCATAGATATCATCAGTGATAAAATCACAGCCCTAGAACTCTCTGTTCCAAGTCATCATTCACTCTATAATCTCCTATCCGTGTACCTACCACCCTCGAATCGGTCCGTTGACCTCTACGAAATGTGCCATGACGAACTCCAAGGATCAAATTCTGCCTTGTCTGAAAGAAGTCCGGTAATCATCCTAGGCGAGTTTAATGCAAAGATTGCAGGCACAAGGGCAACTGTTAGCCTCGACCAAAGATCTAACATGCTCGGTGAGTTCCTGTCTGAAAATTCACTATTCTGCATCAACATGCAGAACTTCTGCTCGGGCCCAGTCAACACCTTCTATACATACGCAGGTGGTCCTGAGACACCTATCGACCACATCGTTGTGCCAAATGAGCTTATGTATCTGATATGCTCCGCAAAAGTGAAAGATGATAACCCTCTAAACGTATCCGACTATCATCCAGTTGTATGCTCTCTTACAATTGACCGACCTAGTAAGCTAGCAGCAGATCCCTCTTTACACGGGCCAGCTTGGAAGAAAGCCCTCCACAATGGCTCTATCAAGGACACTTACGCTGTCTCTAACACGCTTTGGGGAAGGCAGATACCAGCTCTAGACTGTGATAGTGAGGATGGAGAACACTGAACATTACTGATACCATTACTAAAGCCCTCACAATGGCTGCGTCTGACTGTCTTCCGGTGAGAAACCTTACTGGAAGGAAAAAGTCAAACAGTTCCATGATGTGATGTTATCGTACAGACAGAAATGGATCATAGACGGTAGACCTAGAGGCATGACTTACACTAGCTTCCGGGACTACAAGAAATCCAAAGACAATTTTCGAGTTGCTGTAAAAGAAGCAGCTGCACTCTATGAAACAGAGCACTTCAACATTCTTGATAAACCATACGATATCGACCAGAAAACATTCTGGGCTCTCATCAACAACAGAGGCAAGACATCACACATTTCAACGATAACTGTATCAGGGAACCATACCACAGATTCCTTGGAAATTTGCCAAGCACTTGCTAACCACTATAACTATATTCAACAAAGAACATCCTCACCTCTCAGTCTGAAGTAAACAATTTATGCAAATCCCTGAACATCAACAAGGGCACTGGTTTTGATGCAATCTACTATGAACACTTGAAACATGGAGGCTCAAGTCTGCATTACTATCTTTCTGAACCATTCAACGGGATAATCACCACAGGGTTTATTCCATCCCAGTGGAAGAAAGGCATCATCACCCCAATCTTCAAGGCGGAGGCAAACCAAGGACGTCCCTAGACTCATGCAGAAGGGTAACTCTGTTGCCTGTTATTTCAAAAGTCTTTGAGCAGGTCATTGTGTCAATCCCACAATTTCAAGATTCCACGGACTTCCCTGATCCTCGGCAATGCGGCTTCCAAAAAGGCATATCGTCTCTCCATGCATCATTCCTCCTACAGGACACAGTCCGCCACTAATAGGAACAGAATGACTCACTGAAAGTGGTGTTCTTGGACAGCAGCAACGCCTTCGACACTGTGTGGCACGATGGGCTACTCTGGAAGCTGAAGGAACTGTCTATTCATCCAGGTGTGTGGCGCATTTTCTGCAACACATACTCTGGAATGGAAAGCTGTGTTCTCGGTAACAAAACCTACTCATCCTGGTTTAAACTCAAACGTGGAGTGAGGCAAGGTAGCGTCCTCTCTGCTAAGCTCTACTTGGTCTATATCAACGAGCTTCTGATAATTGTCACACATGAAGAAAGGAACATTCATACTGGATCTCCACCTCGACGCATCACCTCAGGCAGATGATATCTCACTCATCAGTCCTATCACAGCTCACTTACAGTCCATGGTAACATAGTGTCAGAACTACAGTGCCAAGTGGCAGTTCACATTCTCTCCCTGAAAAAGCAACGTCTTCAATCCTGCAAGAAACAACAAGTGCAACATCACACCTTACGGAAAGATGATACCTCAAGTAGACAACACTAAGCATCTCGGTATTCTTCATGACTCATACCTTACCAACCACACTCGAACATCAAATGCACGTTCTAAGATGAAGTCAACTgcaatgatgttgatgaaatcAGGTTTACATAAAAGTGGGTTGAATCCAGTTACTAATTCCAATCTTGTCAGGTCTGTGTGTATGCCCAAGTCCTTGCTTGGGTGCGAATTGTGGGCAGGGTTGAAAGGGGGCGTTGTCATCACCATCGGTTTTGTTTAAAGATGTGTCAAGGACTCCCCAAAACTACTAGATCTGACATATGCAACTCGCTGATTGGACGGTATTCCACAGAATCACATATTGACACAATGAAGTTATTCTTCCTTGGCTCCTTGTGCAACAGCAAGAAACACCTACTCTGCTCCAAAATCTTTATCTCACGCCTATTTGCATTCAGAAACTGCATATTGAAGATAAGATCAGGACTTATACCAGATATAGTACGTATACTTGAAAAATACAAAGTGATGCAGTTTCTTGAGAGTTTCGTCTCTTCCGGTGTCTTCATGAGTCAACTCTCCTAGAAGAAAATTGTAAAAGTCTCTGTGATTGAATATGAGAAATCCACCTGGAACCAACGAATGACATCAGATCCAGATCTCAAACTTTTCAGGACATTACACCCATCGATAGAGCCACACGTAGCGTGGCTTCTCGCCAAAAACTACCCCGTCTTGAAACAACAATGCGTCTTCATGGTACAAATGTGTGCTCTCTGGCGCCATTTCCGTGTGTATGAACATTGTGGTAAATGCAGAACAAACTGTGCAGACCATTTGATCCGTGTTTTAACTTCGTGCGAAGCTTCTGCAGGCAGCAGAGACCAACTCTGGTGTGATATTATCAACGTGGGTCCAGTGGAGTTGAGCGTTGAACTACAAGAGTGAAACGGACCTGGTGTGCAGCCTACTGTCCCCCGGTATTGCTCTCTGACGAGGAAGCTGAGCTGTATACACAAACTGTTGTTAACGGTTTCTTCGCAACCTGTAATGCATGACAATTCTTACACGCCTCTGTTGTAATTTCTAATGTAACCTAGTTTGTATTTATCTCGTATTCTCCATTGAAAGAATAAAAGCATATATAAGACGAACCTGGTGATTACAATTGGTTCGATCAACCAGGTCATGACACTACTCGTGCATACATTCATGCAGAAAAACCCAAGGACGCTGGTAGAGCAGGATAACCCACTCGACATTCTGTACGTGTTacaagataatttttcaacatccaAGTTCTGACTAGTCCAGACAAATGAAATGCCCTGAAGTGATTCCGATAGGACAGCGCTGGGCCATTTTGTGAGACATATTCGGCAACGTCAGCAACGTCCACGTGGCAGTGAGTGATTtatgttttacaccgcactgagcaatactccagctacatggcaacgGCTTGTACATAAtcgggtctgaaccagacagtccagtgagtagcaccatgagcatctatctgcgcaactggaatacgatgacatgtgtcaaccaggtcagcgagcctgaccacctgaccggTAGTCGCCAATTACGACaggcatgagttactgaagaacaACTCCAACTAAAATCCTCAAAGGTACCACATAACGGACAGACGTTGAAGTGGACACTGCGGAAAAGAGTTTAGTCTTATCAAATCATCATTCCAGCCATTGTGATGAGACTGGTAACGTCTGTACGACGTCAGCGACTGCATACTTGCTAGAGGTAGAACCACCCGTTGACACTGATTAGAGGTACACACACCCGGTGACAGTGGTTAGAGGTGGACACATCAGCTGTCAGTGAGTACAGGTGAACACACCCGCTAACTTTGATTAGAGAAGGACACACCCACTGACACTGATTAGAAGTGGGCACACCCGCCGACACTGATTACAGGTGGACACACCCGCTGATGTACGCAATAAAAACATGAATGGAATGTGATCGAATTATGGACAACCCAACACCTGTTATCGAATGCTTACTGCCTTGCACAACATCATCATGTGGTTTCACCTGATGTTAACTGTTGCTTCTGTGATATCGGGTGACTGAAATACAATGATATCGGGTGACTGAAATACAATGATATCGGGTGACTGAAATACAATGATATCGGGTGACTGAAATACAATGATATCGGGTGACTGAAATACAATGATATCTGTTGACATAATTTGTCATGTGCTTTTACTGGATGCGAAAACTAGAGGCCAACGTTTCTTTTACCCTTTGgtttatgtatgcatgtgtatatggaTATGCGTGTAGCtctctatttatttatttatctatctatttatctcAGATCTGCTGCACCAGTGGGAACAAGGCCTGTACATACCATACTTACAACTACAGTCACTCAAGGGTCGTCAACTACAAGTAAGTACAAACACAAAGTCGCTGGATGGCTGTTGATCGTTATGTTTAGTAATTAATAACTTACCCACCAAAAGTAGACCATCAGTACAACTACAGTCCAACCACCTTTacccggaccccacatatccggaaaccctgccttccggacgatttttatgtgaaacgaaacttacgttaTTAATTGCACTGTGGATGTACGTCAGTATTTACAAGTGCCATACAAAGTGTTCTAAGGATTGCAACTGagaaaaataacaatatttcaCGAAGACATATTTAATAAAAGCCAAACAATGcacacataaatatatatttgaaaacgaTCTGCAGCAAGTTCCAAATGTGCTCTGCAGCGCTGTGAGAGTTCTGTGAGATATGATATTTCAAAACTCCCTGTGACAGATATGTGATGTGTTCACAACTTTCCACCGTAGTATCACGTTCCGAATAACTGTCTGGAGGACTCCACCCCTCAGGAAATCATTACCCAGTTGTTGCAGAAGCGCCGTGTAAGAGCTATCTGCAGTTCTTTCCAAATGAATTCTGCAGCGCTGAGTTTGATAAACTCCCAGTAATGGGTATGTGTATTGCATCGTTCTAAGTGACATCCGAATAAGTATCCGAATCTGTATGGTTGCCTGGAGGAGTTTACCCAGTTTCTATTGCATTGACAGTTCTTGTAGAAGCATCACTTGAGAGTGATCTGCAACGTGTTCTAAATGTGTTATGTAGCGCATAGTTCTGTTGAACAGACCGCTCAATGCGGATAGTCGCACTTCGTGGGCATGCACGCCCCTTGCAGCATGTCTTGTGGCATTATAAGTGAGGATGAGGTCCGGTTGTGCACCAGCAGTCTTACCCTGCTATCCAGAATGATATCCTGCAGAAAACACCCATGGACGCCATTGAGATCGTTTTTTCTGGTGGCTACAAACAGTCGGAACTGAAGACATTTGCAACATTTGTTTACAGTAATTCTGCCCATGAATAGCTTGGATAActggtgatgtatgttttatGGTGTTTTAAAGTTTACTTCAAGTGCTACACGAACAGGACAAGTACCTTCATTTCGATAGTCCCTACGTGAATTATGTATCCATCTGTACGTTGTTGCTGTTCTTGGTACAGGTGTCATGACTGGGAGTATTGTTGCTCCGGAGTTTGCTGTGACTATCCTGTCTTGATTCACAAATTGTGGTACTTCTGGTGAGTATTGGACGTTATCAGACAATGTGAgcttcagagagagagagagagagagagagagagagagagagagagagagagagagagagagagagagagagagagagagagagagagagagagagagagagagagagagagagagagagagagagagagagagagagagagagagagagagagagagagagagtgtgtaaGGGAAATAAACAGAGTGACAGAAAGAATGAGTGAGAGGGAGACAGCGAGAGAGATTCAGCGAGAATGAGCAAGAAAGAGACACACACCAAGAATAAGCAAGAGGTGAGATGGGATGTCGAAAAAGTGGGATGATAGCGGAGCCTGGCGGCACTGAATTTGGGTTGATAATAGAAGTGGAGAGGAAGTAAGGGCGAGAGATGAGGAGTGAAGACTGAAATTAAGTGAAGAACATATTGTAGCCAGTGAATATCTTCATGGTATTGTCCAAGAGCGGTCGTCGAGGctgctctcgggtggtagtttaggatggtggacaagagtaaTGGAAGCCAAGAGTCGACGGTAGAGGTAAAGACGACAACAGTCATGTTTTATAATTGTTTGGTTGAATGATGGTCAAAATGGCAtacacagtggtaaacatgtgacagaacgcacatcgagACTGAGTgaccaatgatcccgatgtggagacccgcaagaaacttattgaaatgatttagtctatgacagtATCAATACTGAACGTTGTAGAGATAGAGGCGGCGGGAttacctagtggttaaagcgttacgcaagactcgggttcgaatTTCTACacgagtacaatgtatgaagcataattctggtgttcctcacattgatattgcgggaatatagTTGAAAGAGGCATAAAATCATACACATTCACTTTGTACAAGAATATCAGtctgacaaaacaaacacaacacctCCGTGTGAACAAATGATAGTAAGCATTCACTAATGAGCTCGTAAAGTTTTTTTTGAATGATTTTAGTAgtggtatatatacatgtactagtGTAGCAGTGCGGTATTAGACTTGAGTGTAAGAAACATGTAGCATGATTTGTTTATATTCAAGTTATATGACTGTATATGATAGATTCTGGACCAgtcaagccagtgatcaacaacatgagcatcaacctacgcACCATGACACGTGTCATTCACGTTAGCGAGAATGACCACCCGATATCTAGTAGCctatagtcgcctcttgcggcaagcatgggttaccgaagatcagttctaaccctgatatTCACATGCAACTACGCAGAGTGACTATGTGTTGAGTGATTGTCTTGTTGTTTCAGGGTTGGGATACTGGCTCTTGCCTTCTTCCTCCTGCTTGCATCAATCACATGGTACAAGAAACGCTACTACGGCCGGGTTTTAAGGGTCCACCCTACTGCAATAGGACCCGGTGCTGTCCATATGCATACAGGTGAGTTGGTTTTAAACTGTTATGATGAAGTTTCTTCACTGACTCGAGGCCAAGAGTTCTAAAAACTACATGTTCGAATAACTACATCGGTACAACGCGGTGTTCACTGCTGTAGGGtggcgtagtggttaaagcgttcgctcgtcacgccgaggattcgggttcgattcacaaaaagggtacaatgtgtgaagctcattttctggtatcccccgccgtgatattgctggaatattgctaaaagcggcgtaagaaCATACTTACTCACTGTAACTACGTCAAAACTCGCGAAATGAATCTATCAGCATGCCTCTAAAACAATAATGATCTATTTTATAACCACTATAAACAGTTAGGTCATAGATACATTTATAGATAGATACAAACACTGTTGGTAATCTATTATTGTTGGGAAATCTGGTCACATTCCATCACTATCAAAGTGACGTTTTGCATTATCCTTGACCAATCAGTTTCATAATGAtccataaacatataataacccCGTATCCAATCACCTGTTCACGATCAAGGCGCTAGCTCATTATTTTCCTGGTTGACCCAAGCTGTTTGTGAGGCGCGAGAAGGATGACAGTAatctaccgggtacccattctcGAATGAGTGAACATTCGTGAACAAACTATCAGGGTGAATCGTGTAACGTATCCTTCATTTCGGGGCAGAACTGAAACCCGACACCTCTCGGGGGGCAAACGGTCAGCCATCCTTGTATTCCCTGACCTACGTGACGATGATATGCTGGGAATTGTccatgtttttatattttttcgtTTTTTAATTAAATTCTCCAAGTTCATACACAATTTAACCCAAGGAGTCTGAAAGATACATACGCTAAGAGATGTTCATCCAACCTTCTCACATTACAGTGACAACTCAGCAATACATCCATACACCGACCTACCCTGGATCATATGTTGCTGTGCAACCTGTGCCATATGTCTCCGGTCCCCCGGGGCCTCCGCCACCATACTCCTCCCTCGCAGGGCAGGCACAGGGCAAGAATCCACCCCCAGCGGGACCTATGCAGCCGGCATATCTACCCCCAGGGATGACGCCGGACAACGAGACAAATAACCTGTTCTAACGGGCAGCATATTATCAGAAGGAATTTGCATCAAATATTAATCGCAAGTATCGTGATGTTCAACAACGACAAACACTGGCGATTATTGTCGCCCAGAATGGGGTTTTGGTGATTATGAGATAAAGACGACTGCACATAATATACTTTTTAATCTTCATGTGATGGCGAATCTATTAAATTCGGCTATTATTGTGACTCGATATACATCACAATGTGTTCGTTTGTAATACTCATATCAACTCATTTGTACCCAACGAATTTATCTTCCAACAAAAACCTCTTTTACGGCGGAATGGAGTGCTCTTTAGTGCTATTACTGTCAACAGTATAAGTATCGTAGACAGAATCATTAAGGACTCAGAAGGGTCGACAGTAGATACCCTTGAATACAACTATAAACTCGGAGAAAGGCTGATGTTCTGCGCTGTGCAAGTTTTTACGAGATGCGAATACAAAGTGTCACAAGAACCTGATTTAAAATTTCAGATTCAtgacaatgtgtaaagcccatttctggtgtcccagtgACATTGCACGGATACTGATAAAAGTAACTCACCCTGATCTGTAAAGGATTCATCCCAACCTTTATATATCGATCTTTTCAGACGGCGATGTGGGTTACTATGACACTTTGAATAAGCATTCGTTTTCGTTAAAATAGGCATCGCTACACCCTGCATAGCGTCATCATCGCCCACCGTGTTGTATGTAACCTGTTTTACTCCGTTTTACGATATATATCACATGTTGTACTCCAAACGATGTTGATAATATACTGCATAGTGCCTCTTGAGGTCTTTTTTTCAGACTCCACATTATTTGTTACATTGTTCATAAATAAAGTTACCTCAATTCTGACGGAAAGGTCAAGCGTTCACTGTATTTATATGGTGACGAATTCTCGTTACGTGTATCACGTTTAAGCCTACGTATTTGTCTAGGAGCAGTCCAGCTGCTTGACTACTAGTATACGCGAATCCATGGTgagtatattttctgtgttaagGCGCAGTGTTGATGTCACAACGGTCAAGCAAGGTGACCATTCAGTTGAGGCCTGAGAAGAGATAAATGAacaatgccattttgaaagtgTTCAAATGTAACACTTGATGACACTGGCTCTAGTACTCTTGTTTCgatgagtcccatccgggattcgaactcacacctTCACAGTCCTGCGCTTAATCAGCGGCACACAATGCACCCGTCTAACATACTCAGGCTGCGATTTAACTAGAAGCATACGTTTCTGATTATGTTCTCATTAAGCACATTAATAATTGTCCATCGTGTTACCGTATGTTGACAAGATATACCATGGTTATGGTGCCATTACTACGTGACTTAAAGGACATACGCTGCTTGATTTACGATTGTAGCGTatggagttatttccctttggtAACAAGGCACATCCTGGCTTTAAGTTCAATAGGATgtcaatgagtttagttttaagctgcattcagcaatattccagctatgtggcggcggtttgtaaataataactgattctggaccagacgatccagtgatcaacagcatgagcatcggtctgcgcacatgggaaccgatgacgtgggTCTACCAAGTCAACGAGGAAGACCACCTCATCCAGTTAGCTGCCAAGCTTAaaagccttttatggcaagcatgggttgttgaaggcctactctaccccgggaccttcactgcaGGTTTCACGAGTACGGCATAAGTTAGTGACTACACCAGTGCTATGCACCATAT encodes the following:
- the LOC137256173 gene encoding WW domain binding protein VOPP1-like, which produces MARWYRSSAVVLAAWQICCTSGNKACTYHTYNYSHSRVVNYKCHDWEYCCSGVCCDYPVLIHKLWYFWVGILALAFFLLLASITWYKKRYYGRVLRVHPTAIGPGAVHMHTVTTQQYIHTPTYPGSYVAVQPVPYVSGPPGPPPPYSSLAGQAQGKNPPPAGPMQPAYLPPGMTPDNETNNLF